A genomic segment from Halomonas sp. GD1P12 encodes:
- a CDS encoding DUF2252 domain-containing protein, with protein sequence MSHRLVGRNRPQQVIEALHVASESLPAAQRQARFARMAASSRRFFDATNHLYWQDVWPEWRLALFGGWPETQTWLHGDARLHSFAAVGHAGQPIRYGLTGVDRALIGDYQLDLWRLAASLVLNIREHGELSSKALDRALWALAQGYRERLDALREGQSAKGSELQNTKGPLKAFLGKVADKQHPGRALDKWTELTEQQGRRFVPQPNKLANLPVDVASRLKRLIENDYPQTLPKPVKEGDEGHFRVKDTARRLNTLGVEHYYALLEGGARGEHDDVIIEVVEQTPPPAFHLLSRADQQGWRKLFPNEALRHAAAFHALAPHADPYLGWLTLNDRVFAVRRVAGFEKRLPTHKLKSAKTYRRLAHQWGGLLAEHHVQAAAALHREPARFVEAVCRRIDGREEAFCESVATFATRYADCVEQDYRLFTEHFMGGAS encoded by the coding sequence ATGAGCCATCGGCTGGTCGGGCGTAACCGCCCTCAACAGGTTATCGAAGCACTTCACGTAGCCAGCGAGTCGCTACCCGCGGCGCAGCGCCAGGCGAGATTTGCGCGCATGGCGGCGTCGTCGCGGCGCTTTTTCGACGCCACGAATCATCTTTACTGGCAGGATGTATGGCCCGAGTGGCGCCTCGCGCTGTTTGGCGGCTGGCCAGAGACGCAGACCTGGCTGCACGGCGACGCCAGACTTCACTCCTTTGCAGCAGTGGGGCATGCGGGCCAGCCAATTCGCTATGGTTTGACCGGCGTGGATCGCGCGCTGATCGGCGACTATCAGCTCGATCTGTGGCGCCTGGCCGCAAGCCTTGTGCTGAACATCCGCGAGCACGGCGAGCTTTCGTCAAAAGCGCTCGACCGCGCGCTGTGGGCGCTGGCTCAGGGCTATCGAGAGCGGCTTGACGCGCTTCGAGAAGGCCAGTCGGCAAAAGGCAGCGAGCTCCAAAACACCAAGGGCCCGCTCAAGGCGTTTTTGGGCAAGGTGGCGGACAAGCAGCACCCCGGCCGCGCGCTGGACAAGTGGACCGAACTCACCGAGCAGCAGGGGCGACGGTTCGTCCCGCAGCCGAACAAGCTCGCCAACCTGCCGGTGGATGTGGCAAGCCGGCTCAAACGGCTGATCGAAAACGACTACCCGCAAACCCTGCCCAAACCGGTCAAGGAGGGCGACGAGGGCCACTTTCGCGTCAAGGACACGGCGCGCCGGCTCAACACGCTGGGAGTGGAGCACTACTACGCGCTGTTGGAAGGCGGCGCCCGGGGTGAGCACGATGACGTGATCATCGAGGTCGTCGAGCAGACGCCGCCGCCGGCATTTCATCTGTTGAGCCGCGCTGACCAGCAGGGCTGGCGCAAGCTCTTTCCCAACGAAGCACTTCGTCACGCCGCGGCGTTTCACGCGTTGGCGCCTCACGCCGACCCTTATCTTGGCTGGTTGACGCTCAACGACCGGGTCTTCGCGGTGCGCCGGGTGGCGGGGTTCGAGAAGCGCCTGCCTACCCACAAGCTCAAAAGCGCCAAGACGTACCGGCGGCTGGCACATCAGTGGGGCGGGCTGCTTGCCGAGCACCACGTGCAGGCAGCGGCGGCGCTCCACCGGGAGCCCGCGCGCTTTGTCGAGGCGGTGTGTCGGCGCATCGACGGCCGTGAAGAGGCGTTTTGCGAAAGCGTGGCTACGTTTGCAACGCGCTACGCCGACTGCGTCGAACAGGACTACCGCCTGTTCACCGAGCACTTCATGGGCGGCGCAAGCTAG
- a CDS encoding trimeric intracellular cation channel family protein, with the protein MSGVVYWLDMTGVIVFALSGVVLACRSRMDPFGMLVLAAVTGIGGGTLRDLVLGIRPVFWVSDPTYLWVILATVGVALLGFHYIHRLSRRFLPVADAFGLALFVVIGTHKALLLGTSAVVAVVMGIMTGVAGGMLRDVLARRVPMVLREEIYATAAMAGGIVYAGLYTLGAPLYATIAISLGATLGLRLAAIRWRLALPQFAWVKVAPKVEQGDSALSTPKKAKERVRMIRRQRRR; encoded by the coding sequence GTGTCGGGAGTGGTGTACTGGCTGGATATGACCGGGGTGATCGTCTTTGCGCTGTCCGGCGTGGTGCTGGCGTGTCGCTCGCGGATGGACCCATTCGGCATGCTGGTACTCGCTGCGGTTACCGGCATCGGTGGCGGCACGCTGCGCGATCTGGTGCTCGGCATTCGCCCGGTGTTTTGGGTCAGCGACCCCACCTATCTGTGGGTGATTCTGGCCACGGTGGGCGTGGCACTTTTAGGGTTTCACTACATTCACCGGCTGTCGCGCCGGTTTTTGCCCGTGGCCGATGCCTTCGGGCTTGCGCTATTCGTGGTGATCGGCACGCACAAGGCGCTGCTGCTGGGCACCTCCGCCGTGGTGGCGGTGGTAATGGGGATCATGACCGGCGTGGCCGGCGGCATGCTGCGCGACGTGCTCGCAAGGCGCGTACCGATGGTGCTGCGCGAGGAGATCTACGCCACCGCGGCAATGGCCGGCGGCATCGTCTACGCCGGACTCTACACTCTGGGCGCGCCGCTCTACGCGACCATCGCCATCTCGCTGGGCGCAACGCTCGGGCTGCGTTTGGCCGCAATTCGCTGGCGCCTGGCGCTGCCGCAGTTCGCCTGGGTGAAGGTGGCGCCCAAAGTCGAGCAAGGCGACAGCGCGCTCTCTACGCCAAAAAAGGCGAAAGAGCGGGTGCGTATGATTCGCCGTCAGCGCCGGCGCTAG
- a CDS encoding SPFH domain-containing protein, producing the protein MDLPISPGLIISLIVVVIGITIIAKGLVIVRQSEVMVVERLGSFHRVLESGINVIIPFIEQPRAITMLRYRKLGDEYQAITTDEIRIDRRETVMDFPGQPVVTTDNVTVRINGALYFQIIDPKRAVYEVENMSQAVEVLAKTTLRSVVGKMELDKLFESRAEVNNEIQAAMEEPASKWGVKISRVEVQDIAMPEEVESAMRLQMAAERKRRATVTEAEGEKSAAIAMAQGQRESAILNAQGDKESAILRAQGEQESIKLVLNALGESEDDKRTVVGYLLGQSYIKVLPNMAKDGERVFVPYESSALLGSMGMFREMAGSPEDTVASHLRQSDAGRGTRHNAFQSGVVGGAAGQ; encoded by the coding sequence ATGGATCTACCCATTAGCCCCGGTCTGATCATTAGCCTGATCGTCGTCGTCATCGGTATCACGATCATCGCCAAGGGGCTGGTGATCGTGCGCCAGTCCGAGGTCATGGTGGTCGAGCGCCTCGGCTCGTTCCACCGGGTGCTGGAAAGCGGCATCAACGTGATCATCCCCTTCATCGAGCAGCCCCGCGCTATCACCATGCTGCGCTATCGTAAGCTCGGCGACGAGTACCAGGCGATCACCACCGACGAGATCCGCATCGACCGCCGCGAAACGGTCATGGACTTCCCCGGACAGCCAGTGGTCACCACCGACAACGTCACGGTGCGCATCAACGGCGCGCTCTACTTCCAGATCATCGACCCCAAACGCGCGGTGTACGAAGTGGAGAACATGAGCCAGGCCGTCGAGGTACTGGCCAAGACCACGCTGCGCTCGGTGGTGGGCAAGATGGAGCTCGACAAGCTGTTCGAGTCTCGTGCCGAGGTGAACAACGAAATCCAGGCGGCGATGGAGGAGCCCGCCTCCAAGTGGGGCGTGAAGATCTCCAGGGTCGAGGTGCAGGACATCGCCATGCCCGAAGAGGTGGAGTCCGCCATGCGATTGCAGATGGCCGCCGAGCGTAAGCGCCGCGCCACGGTGACCGAGGCCGAGGGCGAGAAGTCCGCGGCGATCGCCATGGCCCAGGGCCAGCGCGAGTCCGCGATTCTCAACGCTCAGGGCGACAAGGAGTCGGCGATTCTGCGCGCCCAGGGCGAGCAGGAATCGATCAAGCTGGTGCTCAACGCCCTCGGTGAAAGCGAAGATGATAAGCGCACCGTGGTTGGCTATCTGCTGGGCCAGAGCTACATCAAGGTGCTGCCCAACATGGCCAAGGACGGTGAGCGGGTGTTCGTGCCTTATGAGTCCTCAGCGCTTCTGGGCTCGATGGGCATGTTCCGTGAAATGGCGGGCTCCCCGGAAGACACCGTGGCAAGTCATCTGCGCCAAAGCGATGCCGGTCGCGGCACGCGCCACAACGCCTTTCAAAGCGGCGTGGTAGGCGGTGCCGCAGGCCAGTAA
- a CDS encoding class II aldolase/adducin family protein, translating into MSANTMNEQAIREDLAAAYQLVALEGMDDGIETHISARLPNDRFLLNAYGLRFDEIRADNLVIVDAGGEVLDDPTGLGINPAGFTIHSALHEARPEVHCVLHTHTVAGVALSCLEEGLLPLNQWALQFFDRLSYHDFEGIALDLEERERLARDLGQNSAMILRQHGLLTCGQSVGEAFLRMRDLERSCRAQLAAQGTGQALITASREMGEYVAQQYEVWAAGEAGTGRAWQAERRRLKSREG; encoded by the coding sequence ATGAGCGCGAACACCATGAACGAACAGGCCATTCGCGAAGATCTCGCCGCGGCGTACCAGCTCGTTGCGCTGGAGGGCATGGACGACGGTATTGAGACACATATCTCGGCGCGCCTGCCAAACGATCGCTTTCTTCTCAACGCCTACGGGCTGCGCTTCGACGAAATACGCGCCGACAACCTGGTGATCGTCGACGCCGGCGGTGAAGTGCTGGACGACCCGACCGGCCTGGGCATCAATCCAGCGGGCTTCACGATCCACAGCGCCCTGCACGAGGCTCGCCCGGAGGTACACTGCGTGCTGCATACCCATACGGTGGCCGGCGTAGCGCTATCGTGTCTCGAGGAGGGTCTTTTACCGCTCAACCAGTGGGCGCTACAGTTCTTCGATCGGCTGAGCTACCACGATTTCGAAGGTATCGCCCTGGATCTCGAAGAGCGCGAGCGGCTGGCCCGCGATCTGGGCCAGAACTCGGCGATGATCCTGCGCCAACACGGTCTGCTGACCTGTGGGCAAAGCGTTGGCGAGGCCTTTTTGCGCATGCGCGACCTGGAGCGCAGCTGCCGTGCGCAGCTGGCCGCCCAGGGCACCGGCCAGGCCTTGATCACGGCCTCCCGGGAGATGGGCGAGTACGTCGCCCAGCAGTACGAGGTCTGGGCGGCAGGCGAGGCGGGCACCGGCCGCGCCTGGCAGGCCGAGCGCCGCCGACTGAAAAGCCGCGAAGGCTAA
- a CDS encoding NfeD family protein, with product MEWNPAYTWLVLALLLSLAELTSGAMLLLALGVAAALTALVTALGLDLTWQLVCMGVFSGVLVPVGIGYIRPRFSPRGVAYGTTGTGVEKGNRYTTITRDFDGATGIKVNGDFYRLRVLESNDTELPEGSVVLFERFEGTTALVTRDIDAPPAPVEPTEYKEP from the coding sequence ATGGAATGGAACCCTGCCTACACCTGGCTCGTGCTGGCGCTGCTTTTGAGCCTGGCCGAGCTGACCTCCGGCGCCATGCTGCTGCTGGCGCTGGGCGTAGCCGCCGCGCTCACGGCGCTGGTCACCGCGCTGGGGCTTGATCTTACGTGGCAGCTGGTGTGCATGGGCGTTTTCTCCGGCGTGTTGGTGCCGGTCGGCATTGGGTACATTCGCCCGCGCTTTTCACCCCGCGGGGTGGCCTATGGCACCACCGGCACCGGCGTGGAGAAAGGCAACCGTTACACCACCATCACGCGCGATTTCGACGGCGCCACCGGTATCAAGGTCAATGGCGACTTTTACCGCCTGCGCGTGCTCGAAAGCAACGACACCGAGCTTCCCGAAGGCAGCGTCGTGCTGTTCGAACGCTTCGAAGGAACGACCGCCCTGGTCACGCGCGATATCGATGCGCCCCCTGCTCCCGTAGAACCCACCGAGTACAAGGAACCCTGA
- a CDS encoding glycine betaine ABC transporter substrate-binding protein, with protein MQRVLLTTFALITTLPLAVQAAQDESRELRLITPPWPGVTVKSEILSQLIEPLGYRATTQELSSTVGYSTLQQGDSDAFLAGWLPAQQESYDAAMASGTIVDLGNNVEGARMGFAVPGYVADEGITSAEQLADPEVAARFEQRIYSIESGSTVTEMMESAIDHDTYGLAGWSILSSSTPGMLSEVASANSDGRWILFYGWTPHWMVPAYDVRILDDPNGVFGDRNGDNDVKTIVAKDYVDANPNMTRLLDQFAFTAEEQSAFISAYSQQERELEDVARQWLADHPERVATFLEGVTTFDGEDAQTILESSQ; from the coding sequence ATGCAAAGAGTTCTACTGACCACGTTTGCCCTTATCACCACGCTGCCACTCGCCGTACAGGCGGCTCAGGACGAGAGTCGTGAACTTCGCCTGATCACTCCGCCCTGGCCCGGCGTGACGGTCAAAAGTGAAATCCTTTCTCAACTGATCGAACCGCTGGGCTACCGCGCCACGACTCAAGAACTGAGCTCGACGGTGGGGTACAGCACGCTCCAGCAAGGCGACAGCGATGCCTTCCTGGCCGGCTGGCTCCCTGCTCAACAGGAGAGCTACGACGCCGCGATGGCCTCCGGCACGATCGTGGATCTGGGCAACAACGTCGAAGGCGCGCGTATGGGCTTTGCAGTGCCCGGCTACGTCGCCGATGAAGGCATCACCAGCGCCGAGCAGCTGGCCGACCCGGAGGTCGCGGCGCGCTTCGAGCAGCGGATCTACAGCATCGAAAGCGGCTCGACGGTCACCGAGATGATGGAGAGCGCCATCGATCACGATACCTACGGGCTAGCCGGCTGGTCGATCCTCTCCTCCTCCACGCCAGGCATGCTCAGCGAAGTCGCCTCGGCCAACAGCGATGGCCGTTGGATTCTGTTTTACGGCTGGACGCCCCACTGGATGGTGCCGGCGTACGACGTTCGCATTCTCGACGACCCCAACGGCGTCTTCGGCGATCGCAACGGCGACAACGACGTCAAAACCATCGTCGCCAAGGACTATGTCGATGCCAACCCCAACATGACGCGCCTGCTCGATCAGTTCGCCTTCACCGCCGAGGAGCAGAGCGCCTTCATTAGCGCCTACAGCCAACAAGAGCGCGAGCTGGAGGATGTCGCTCGCCAGTGGCTGGCGGATCACCCGGAGCGGGTGGCCACCTTCCTCGAAGGCGTCACGACGTTCGATGGAGAAGACGCCCAAACCATCCTGGAGAGCAGCCAATGA
- a CDS encoding sodium:solute symporter family protein has translation MNSSWPLIITLGYVAIAMIIGLKARAGHRMDTLEQWGVAGRSMGPVTLYLLIAAGSVSAYTFMGAPGWAYSKGVAVFYVAVYLAYLALVAWYFGPKVWQFGAQFGHVTQASAIADRYQSPALGALASLVMAVGSIAVAVLQTVGSAYILFVMSGGAIPVWLGVIIVLSCIAVYLYISGQRAIGRTNAFQGALMLVVAWAVGLWAVHSATGGFDMSAVFTRIQQDHAEFLTLPGAKGDMSFSFWTTSIIVSMFSFMPPVWTQWMCASSARTIRRSATWLPTYYVVILPVVVVGFIGIYSLPELERADTVVLEYAMANLPVLLVGLLGAGTLAASMSSSEPFIHSVALSATKDVLQPLFKLSDAFTAKLARWLLLPVMALIIAPLAIAEPGSLVMILLVGLGFASQVLPAFIGMFFWPRASKLGVMAGILSGFAVTVAFTTVWSHPLGIHAGFWGLLINLPMFVAVSLATPAVEASVVERFFRISAPRGFARRQNAGQVLR, from the coding sequence ATGAATAGTTCCTGGCCGCTCATCATAACGTTAGGGTACGTGGCCATTGCCATGATCATTGGGCTCAAGGCTCGTGCCGGGCACCGTATGGATACACTGGAGCAGTGGGGCGTGGCCGGGCGAAGCATGGGGCCGGTCACGCTGTATCTGCTGATCGCGGCAGGCAGTGTGAGTGCTTACACCTTCATGGGCGCGCCGGGCTGGGCCTACTCAAAGGGCGTGGCGGTGTTCTACGTGGCGGTGTATCTGGCTTATCTGGCGCTAGTGGCCTGGTATTTCGGGCCCAAGGTGTGGCAGTTCGGCGCGCAGTTTGGCCACGTCACTCAGGCAAGCGCGATTGCGGATCGCTACCAGAGCCCGGCACTCGGCGCGCTGGCATCGCTGGTGATGGCGGTGGGGTCGATCGCCGTCGCGGTGCTCCAGACCGTGGGGTCGGCCTATATTCTGTTCGTGATGAGCGGTGGCGCCATCCCCGTATGGCTTGGGGTAATCATCGTGCTTTCCTGTATCGCGGTGTATCTCTATATCAGCGGCCAGCGGGCGATCGGGCGCACCAACGCCTTTCAGGGCGCGTTGATGCTGGTGGTCGCCTGGGCGGTGGGGCTCTGGGCGGTGCACAGCGCCACCGGCGGGTTCGACATGTCCGCGGTGTTCACGCGCATCCAGCAAGACCACGCCGAGTTTCTGACGCTGCCCGGCGCCAAGGGTGACATGAGCTTCAGCTTCTGGACCACCTCGATCATCGTGTCGATGTTTTCGTTCATGCCGCCGGTGTGGACGCAGTGGATGTGTGCCTCCTCGGCGCGCACCATTCGCCGTAGCGCGACCTGGCTTCCGACCTACTACGTGGTGATCCTGCCTGTGGTGGTGGTCGGGTTCATCGGTATCTACTCGCTGCCGGAGCTCGAGCGCGCCGATACCGTGGTGCTGGAGTACGCCATGGCGAACCTGCCGGTGCTGCTGGTGGGCCTTTTAGGCGCCGGTACGCTGGCGGCTTCGATGTCCTCGAGCGAGCCGTTCATTCACTCGGTGGCGCTCTCCGCGACCAAGGACGTGCTGCAGCCGTTGTTCAAGCTCTCGGATGCGTTCACGGCCAAACTCGCGCGTTGGCTGCTGCTGCCGGTGATGGCGCTGATCATCGCGCCGCTGGCGATCGCCGAGCCGGGGAGTCTGGTGATGATCCTGCTGGTGGGGCTGGGGTTTGCCTCTCAGGTATTGCCGGCGTTCATCGGCATGTTCTTCTGGCCGCGCGCCTCGAAGCTCGGCGTCATGGCGGGGATTCTTTCGGGGTTCGCGGTGACCGTGGCGTTCACCACGGTGTGGTCGCATCCGCTCGGCATTCACGCCGGCTTCTGGGGGCTTTTGATCAACCTGCCGATGTTCGTCGCCGTGTCGCTTGCCACGCCCGCCGTCGAGGCCAGCGTGGTCGAGCGATTTTTCCGTATTTCGGCGCCGCGTGGGTTTGCCCGACGCCAAAACGCTGGGCAGGTGCTGCGTTAG
- a CDS encoding amidase, which yields MFELHQLTATQLLDGYRNKAFSPDEVAKDLVAHIERHEGQINALYAYSPERFLDAAKASTARWSKGESLGALDGVPVTLKELVATRGQPVPVGTGLGDQTPAAADAPPAARLDEANAVLLGKTTCPDFGMLSSGLSSFHGLTRNPWDLNCNTGGSSSGAGAAAAAGFGPVHIGTDIGGSVRLPAAWCGVVGFKPTLGRIPIDPYYVGRCAGPMVRCVEDAALVMPTLSRTDRRDAMRLPPERIDWQDLTLDMNGLRIGVMLDAGCGLALEPDIEAAVTFAAQRLEARGATLVPVAPVLTREMLDGLDRFWQARQQGELEKLSDEERARVLPAIIEWARGAKESSALDVVSGFQQTMAMRRESEAIFEQVDFVISPTTPNVSFPAEWASPTDDPRRPFEHIAYTVPWNMGEQPALSLNAGYSEDEMPIGVQLIGPRFNDHGVLKLAYQLETELALPVRWPKLDTRAA from the coding sequence ATGTTCGAGCTTCATCAATTGACGGCGACCCAGCTGCTGGATGGCTACCGAAACAAGGCATTCTCCCCCGACGAGGTGGCCAAGGATCTGGTTGCTCATATTGAGCGCCACGAAGGACAAATTAACGCGCTTTACGCCTATTCGCCGGAGCGCTTTCTCGACGCTGCCAAGGCTTCCACTGCCCGCTGGTCGAAAGGCGAAAGCCTAGGGGCGCTCGATGGCGTCCCGGTGACGCTGAAGGAACTGGTGGCCACTCGAGGCCAGCCCGTTCCCGTTGGGACGGGGCTGGGTGACCAGACCCCGGCGGCGGCGGACGCGCCTCCCGCCGCGCGCTTGGACGAAGCCAATGCGGTACTGCTTGGCAAAACTACCTGCCCGGATTTTGGCATGCTCTCGTCGGGGCTCTCCTCGTTTCACGGCCTTACCCGTAATCCTTGGGATTTGAATTGTAATACCGGTGGTTCCAGCTCCGGCGCCGGTGCGGCAGCAGCGGCCGGATTCGGGCCTGTGCACATCGGCACTGATATCGGTGGCTCGGTGCGCCTGCCCGCCGCCTGGTGTGGGGTCGTGGGCTTCAAGCCGACCCTTGGTCGTATTCCGATCGACCCTTATTACGTTGGCCGCTGCGCCGGTCCCATGGTGCGCTGTGTCGAGGACGCCGCACTGGTGATGCCAACCTTGAGCCGGACCGATCGCCGCGATGCCATGCGCCTGCCGCCGGAGCGCATCGACTGGCAGGATCTGACGCTTGATATGAACGGTCTGCGTATCGGCGTGATGCTGGATGCGGGCTGCGGATTGGCGCTCGAACCGGACATCGAGGCGGCGGTGACCTTCGCCGCCCAGCGTCTGGAAGCTCGCGGCGCAACGCTGGTGCCCGTGGCTCCCGTACTAACACGCGAGATGCTCGATGGTCTGGATCGCTTCTGGCAGGCGCGCCAGCAAGGCGAGCTCGAAAAACTGAGTGACGAGGAGCGCGCCCGGGTTCTGCCCGCGATTATCGAATGGGCTCGTGGTGCGAAGGAGTCGAGCGCGCTGGATGTGGTGAGTGGCTTTCAGCAGACAATGGCAATGCGCCGCGAAAGCGAGGCCATCTTCGAACAGGTGGATTTCGTGATTTCGCCTACTACACCCAACGTCTCATTTCCCGCCGAGTGGGCTTCGCCGACCGACGACCCGCGCCGTCCCTTCGAGCACATCGCCTACACCGTGCCCTGGAACATGGGCGAGCAGCCGGCGCTTTCACTCAATGCGGGCTATAGCGAGGACGAGATGCCTATCGGCGTACAGTTGATCGGCCCCCGGTTTAACGACCACGGAGTATTGAAACTGGCCTACCAACTGGAAACCGAGCTGGCGTTACCCGTGCGTTGGCCGAAGCTGGATACGCGTGCCGCTTGA
- a CDS encoding GGDEF domain-containing protein, translating into MRSFAFFARCGWLVLLLLALPQVAQAASPPAPLTQWEYRYGEAPIAQNGVTGTENDPAVWQPVASPSNPPGRGGQRYLWLRATLPQGEWHDPVLYITSINLVGRVYLDGELIYQHGALDAEGRGRFAGWPWHVITLPTESAGTTLVFALYSDYTSIGLWGQVQVMERFDVFQQVLQGSAQALAVSALLLVLAILSTLFMLVGPQRRGFGALALFAYAAGLMLVAEAPARQLFFTNALVWDTLRAASYFTLPIALGLLLGHWLEGRTRHLMAWVWQLHLLYLAISMAAVALGLVALPLTFPLFDALLLVTLPLMLALAYWRFSTLALEQRLLIVSITLFAFLLVLDMLVAHGFIGWRLVPLSSGLLAFTLANAAIFLWHYRRTQRQLARANETLEQEVTRRTEELDRLVSRFRGLSYQDPLTTLYNRRHFDSLFERECQHAKALDRPLTLLMIDVDHFKSINDRFGHAIGDMVLTEIARHLEAQLSGIATVCRFGGEEFVAVMTDLPAREGQSYAQALVTSMAARTINRHGQPPIRVTLSCGVANYPEDAVAPSALLQLADQALYDAKHRGRNRFMRAGAYHNVDVSAQPHSGRPG; encoded by the coding sequence ATGCGTTCGTTTGCTTTTTTTGCACGCTGCGGCTGGCTTGTGCTCTTACTGCTTGCCCTGCCACAAGTGGCCCAGGCGGCCAGCCCGCCTGCTCCACTCACCCAGTGGGAGTACCGTTATGGCGAGGCGCCCATTGCGCAAAACGGCGTCACCGGTACAGAGAACGATCCTGCGGTTTGGCAGCCGGTCGCCTCTCCCTCCAACCCGCCGGGGCGAGGTGGCCAGCGCTATCTCTGGCTTCGCGCGACGCTGCCTCAGGGCGAGTGGCACGACCCGGTGCTCTATATCACCAGCATCAATCTGGTCGGGCGGGTCTATCTCGATGGCGAATTGATCTACCAGCACGGCGCGCTCGACGCCGAAGGGCGCGGCCGCTTTGCCGGCTGGCCCTGGCACGTGATCACGCTGCCTACTGAAAGCGCTGGCACCACGCTCGTCTTCGCGCTCTACTCCGATTACACCAGCATCGGCCTTTGGGGGCAGGTACAGGTGATGGAGCGCTTCGACGTTTTCCAGCAGGTGCTTCAGGGCTCCGCCCAGGCGCTCGCGGTCAGCGCGCTGCTGCTCGTACTGGCGATTCTGTCCACCCTTTTCATGTTGGTCGGACCGCAGCGCCGCGGCTTTGGTGCCCTTGCGCTGTTCGCCTACGCCGCCGGGCTCATGCTCGTCGCCGAGGCGCCGGCGCGCCAGCTCTTTTTCACCAACGCCCTGGTCTGGGATACGCTGCGCGCCGCCAGCTATTTCACCCTGCCGATTGCGCTGGGCCTTTTGCTCGGCCACTGGCTCGAAGGCCGCACGCGGCATCTCATGGCGTGGGTCTGGCAGCTGCATCTGCTCTACTTGGCCATCTCCATGGCCGCGGTGGCGCTTGGGCTGGTAGCGCTACCGCTGACGTTTCCGCTGTTCGACGCGCTTTTGCTCGTGACACTGCCCCTGATGCTGGCGCTTGCGTACTGGCGCTTTTCGACGCTCGCTCTCGAGCAGCGCCTGTTGATCGTGAGCATTACGCTGTTTGCGTTCTTGTTGGTGCTCGACATGCTGGTCGCTCACGGCTTTATCGGCTGGCGCCTCGTGCCGCTAAGCAGTGGCCTGCTCGCGTTTACGCTCGCTAACGCGGCGATCTTTCTGTGGCACTACCGGCGCACCCAGCGTCAGCTCGCCCGCGCCAACGAAACCCTGGAACAAGAGGTGACCCGGCGCACCGAAGAGCTCGACCGGCTCGTGTCACGATTTCGCGGGCTCTCCTACCAGGACCCGCTCACCACGCTCTACAACCGCCGCCATTTCGATTCGCTGTTCGAACGTGAGTGCCAGCACGCAAAAGCGCTGGACCGGCCACTGACGCTATTGATGATCGACGTCGATCACTTCAAGTCGATCAACGATCGTTTTGGCCACGCCATCGGCGACATGGTGCTCACCGAGATCGCCCGCCACCTCGAGGCGCAGCTGTCCGGTATCGCCACCGTTTGTCGCTTCGGCGGTGAAGAGTTCGTCGCGGTGATGACCGATCTGCCCGCGCGCGAAGGCCAAAGCTACGCTCAGGCGCTGGTGACGTCCATGGCGGCGCGCACGATCAATCGCCACGGACAGCCACCGATTCGGGTCACGCTTTCCTGCGGTGTGGCCAACTACCCGGAAGATGCGGTGGCCCCCTCGGCGCTGCTCCAGCTCGCCGACCAGGCGCTTTACGACGCCAAGCACCGCGGGCGCAACCGCTTCATGCGCGCGGGCGCTTATCACAACGTTGACGTCTCGGCCCAGCCTCATTCCGGCCGGCCAGGGTAG